A genome region from Oncorhynchus masou masou isolate Uvic2021 chromosome 14, UVic_Omas_1.1, whole genome shotgun sequence includes the following:
- the LOC135553658 gene encoding interferon beta-like has translation MAIQTITWMSAFLCLAQVFSMPMPCQLQRHLVGTTYILLRDMGGHFPLECLQENVFMAFPATAFATAGAPQLSSSGAKAVYETLKNIDTLFGTDELPTMWDQQKLEYFQNIIYRQIEESECMSSVDTSDYPIRAEGLKTYFGNIAAVLKEKNFSYCAWEVVRKELLYTLEFILKHTSDSLLWSNRT, from the exons ATGGCAATTCAGACTATCACTTGGATGAGCGCCTTCCTCTGCCTCGCGCAAGTTTTCTCGATGCCCATGCCTTGCCAGCTACAACGACATCTTGTGGGAACAACCTACATTCTACTGAGAGACATG GGGGGCCATTTTCCTCTGGAGTGCCTGCAGGAGAATGTCTTcatggcattcccagccaccgcATTTGCAACTGCCGGCGCGCCACAG TTGAGCAGCAGTGGTGCTAAAGCTGTTTATGAGACATTGAAGAACATCGACACATTGTTCGGAACTGACGAACTGCCGACAATGTGGGACCAACAGAAGTTGGAGTATTTTCAGAACATTATCTACCGTCAGATTGAAGAGAGCGAGTGT ATGAGCAGTGTGGATACAAGTGATTATCCCATCAGGGCAGAGGGCCTGAAGACATACTTTGGGAACATTGCAGCAGTTTTAAAAGAAAAG AATTTCAGTTACTGCGCCTGGGAAGTGGTTCGAAAAGAACTCCTGTACACCCTAGAATTCATTCTGAAACACACCTCTGACAGCCTTCTGTGGTCCAACAGAACATGA
- the LOC135553657 gene encoding interferon beta-like, whose protein sequence is MAIQTITWMSAFLCLAQVFSMPMPCQLQRHLVGTTYILLRDMGGHFPLECLQENVFMAFPATAFATAGAPQLSSSGAKAVYETLKNIDTLFGTDELPTMWDQQKLEYFQNIIYRQIEESECMSSVDTSDYPIRAEGLKTYFGNIAAVLKEKNFSYCAWEVVRKELLYTLEFILKHTSDSLLWSNRT, encoded by the exons ATGGCAATTCAGACTATCACTTGGATGAGCGCCTTCCTCTGCCTCGCGCAAGTTTTCTCGATGCCCATGCCTTGCCAGCTTCAACGACATCTTGTGGGAACAACCTACATTCTACTGAGAGACAtg GGGGGCCATTTTCCTCTGGAGTGCCTGCAGGAGAATGTCTTcatggcattcccagccaccgcATTTGCAACTGCCGGCGCGCCACAG TTGAGCAGCAGTGGTGCTAAGGCTGTTTATGAGACATTGAAGAACATCGACACATTGTTCGGAACTGACGAACTGCCGACAATGTGGGACCAACAGAAGTTGGAGTATTTTCAGAACATTATCTACCGTCAGATTGAAGAGAGCGAGTGT ATGAGCAGTGTGGATACAAGTGATTATCCCATCAGGGCAGAGGGCCTGAAGACATACTTTGGGAACATTGCAGCAGTTTTAAAAGAAAAG AATTTCAGTTACTGCGCCTGGGAAGTGGTTCGAAAAGAACTCCTGTACACCCTAGAATTCATTCTGAAACACACCTCTGACAGCCTTCTGTGGTCCAACAGAACATGA